The window TTGATTCCAAGATTCCTCACGCGTTACGCGGTCTTGATGAAGAAGAAGCCGTATTCCTGGACGTGATTAGCTAGTTTCCATCCGAGGCGCGGTATACAGCCGCGTTTGCGCGCCCGATCGTAGTTGGTTGCGCGCGGTATCGTCATGATGCCTTCGGATGGAAACAGGCCTTTGGCCCCGCCGCCTGCCGCAAACGGTGTCTGTTCTCATGAGAACAAATCCGGCAGCACGGTATGGCGTTTCCTGCACAGAGGTTACCTTGTGCGTCGTGTGGGCGCACTCCGTTTTGACCCAGTATTGAAGGACGCAGAGCCATGCAAAAACTTTCCTGTTCCAGTTACGACGAGCTTCTTTCCCGTTTTTCCCTTGATGTTCCTGCAAGTTACAACTTTGCCTTTGATGACCTTGACCGCATTGCCGATGCAACTGCCGACGGCTCTGGCAATCCTCTGGCCATAGTGCATGTGGATGATGCCGGTGAGCGTCGTGATTATACCTTCGCGTGGCTCAAGGAAGCTTCCTCCCGTCTGGCCAATGTCCTGAAGGCGCAAGGGCTGCGCAAGGGCGATAGAGTCATGCTGGTGCTTTACCGCCGCATTGAGTTCTGGGTGTCCATGCTCGCCTGCCATAAGCTTGGTGCGGTTCCCGTCCCGTCTCCCGCCCAGCTGACGCCCAAGGATATTGTATTCCGCGTTAACCGCGCCAATATTCGTGGCATGATCGTGGAAGATTCCATCACGGATCGTGTCGAAGCCGCCCGGCCTGACTGCGCTTCGCTTTCCTGTCTCGTGCAGGTGGGCGGTGCGTCCTGTCCTGCAGGCTGGCTGGATTATGCCGCTGCGGTGGCTGATGCCTCCCCCGACTTTCCCAAGCCTCAGGGAGCGGAGCTTGCCGGTGGCAGCGACTCGCTGCTCATTTTCTTCTCTTCCGGTACCACGGGCATGCCCAAGATGGTTGAGCATACTCATACCTATCCTCTTGGTCATTACATGACCGGCGCCTACTGGCACGATCTGGAAGAAGGCGATCTGCACCTTACCCTTGCCGATACCGGCTGGGGCAAGGCCGTGTGGGGCAAGTTCTACGGTCAGTGGCTTGCCGGCGCGACCGTGTTCGTATGGGATTTCCGCGGCAAGTTCGAACCTGCTCGGCTTCTCGAGCAGCTGGCCGCACATAAGGTGACCACCTTTTGCGCGCCTCCCACGGTGTACCGTTTTCTCGTGCGTGAAGATCTTTCAACGTATGACCTTTCCGCATTGCGTCACTGCACCACTGCAGGTGAATTGCTGAACGACAGCGTGTTCCATGACTGGAAGAAGCAGACCGGTCTGCCCATCTATGAAGGGTACGGCCAGACGGAAACCACCCTGCAGATCTGCACCTTGCGCACCATGGAGCCCAAGCCCGGTTCCATCGGTCGTGCGGCTCCCGGCTGGGATATCGTGCTGCGCGATCTGAGGGGCAACATCTGTCCTCCCGGTGAAGAAGGTGAAATCTGCGTCCGCATTGCTGAAGGAATACCGGTGGGTCTGTTTACGGGCTATCTGGAAGATCCTGAAAAGACCGCTTCCGTCATGCTGAACGGCTACTATCATACCGGCGACAAGGCGTGGATGGACGAAGACGGATACTTCTGGTTCCTTGGGCGCGTGGATGACCTGATCAAGTCTTCCGGTTACCGAATCGGACCTTTTGAGGTCGAATCTGCCCTTATTTCCCATGAAGCTGTGGTGGAAGCCGCCGTAACCGGCGTACCGGATGACCTGCGCGGGCAGATCGTCAAGGCGACCGTGGTGCTCGCCCCCGGTTTTGCCCCGTCTCCCGAATTGACCAAGGCGCTTCAGGATCACGTGAAGAAGGTGACCGCGCCGTACAAGTACCCGCGCATCATCGACTACGTGTCTGAATTGCCCAAGACCATCTCCGGCAAGATTCGCCGCGTGGAAATTCGTCAGCGCGACGAGGAAGCCGCCAAGAAGTAAACTTGGATTACGTAAACAGAAGGCCGGAAGCTGACGCTTCCGGCCTTTTTTATTTGTACAGTGCAGAGGCTTGGGGGGGCAGTCCATCAGCCGTTCATCATGTATCCGGGAGTTCAGGATAATAGGGCAGAGCGGGCTTCTTACTCTCAAGTTTCCCTGGAGTCCCCTGACAGCTTCTTCTGATCGCTACGCCTTCTGTCGCACGCCCTTCATGGTCAGGCTGATGCGCTTGCGCTGCTGGTCCACTTCCAGCACGCGGACCCGTACGTGCTGCTGCACGCGCACCACGTCTGCCGGGTCTTTCACGAAGTTGTCGGAAAGCTGGGAAACATGCACCAGTCCGTCCTGATGCACGCCGATATCCACGAAGGCGCCGAACTTGGTCACGTTTGTCACGATACCGGGCAGTTCCATGTCTGCAGCAAGGTCTGCAAGACTGTGCACGTCGGCAAAGGAGAACGGCGCGAATTCGGGGCGCGGGTCGCGTCCGGGGCGGGCCAGTTCCTGCATGATGTCCGTAAGGGTGGGCAGGCCGATGGTATCGGTCACGTAGCTGTCGAGCCGGATGCGCTTGCGGAGCGTTTCGTCGCGCATGAGGTCGGCCACGGTGCAGCCAAGGTCTTTGGCCATGCGTTCCACGATGGAATAGGATTCGGGGTGAACGGCGGAGGCATCAAGCGGGTTCTTGGCGCTGTTGATGCGCAGGAAGCCCGCGCTCTGTTCATAGGCCTTGGGGCCGAGACGCTTGACCTTGAGAAGCTCCTTGCGGGAGGCGAAGGGGCCATTCTCCGTTCTGTGGGCGACAATGTTAGCCGCCAGTGAAGGACCGAGGCCGGAAACGTAGGTCAGCAGTTCGGTGCTGGCGGTGTTCAGTTCCACGCCCACGCTGTTCACGCAGGAGACGACCACGTCCTCCAGTGATTTCTTCAGGGCCGTCTGGTCCACGTCGTGCTGATACTGGCCGACGCCGATGGCTTTGGGATCGATCTTCACCAGTTCGGCGAGCGGGTCCATAAGGCGTCTGCCGATGGATACCGAGCCGCGTACGGTGACGTCGTGGTCGGGGAATTCCTTTCGCGCAACATCTGAGGCCGAGTAGACCGAGGCTCCGCTCTCGTTGACCATGACGATCATTACGGATGCGGGCAGGCCTAGGCTGCGGACGAAGGTTTCGGTTTCGCGGGAGGCGGTGCCGTTGCCGATGGCTATGGCTTCAATGCTGTGCTTGGCAACGAGTGCGGTGACGCGCTTGCCGGCTTCTTCCACCTTGGCTCCGCCGGTGACGGGGTAGATGGTCTCGTTGTGCAGCAGGGCTCCCTGTGCATCAAGGCAGACCAGTTTTGCGCCTGTGCGGAAGCCCGGGTCCAGCGCGAGCACGCGTTTCTGCCCCAGCGGGGAGGCCAACAGCAGTTCGCGCAGGTTGGCCGCGAATACGGCAATGGCTTCTTCGTCTGCACGGGTCTTGAGCAGGGTGCGAGCCTCGTTTTCCATGGAGGGGGCCAGCAGGCGCTTGTAGCTGTCTTCCAGTGCCAGTTCGATCTGCCGCGCGCTGGGGCTGTTGCCGGTGACAAAATGCTTTTTCAGGGTTCCCAGCGCCATGGCGTCTTCCGGGCGCAAGGAAAGACTGAGCATGCCTTCGCGCTCACCGCGCAGCATGGCAAGAATGCGATGACTCGGTGCGGCTTTGGCCGGTTCCTGCCAGTTGAAATAATCACGGAACGTGGCGGCTTCGTCCGTCTTTTCTCCGGCTGTCTTGGTGGCGGATGAGGCAAGCTGGCCGCGCATGCTGAACATGAGGCGCATGACTTTTCGGGTCTCCGCATCCTCACTGATCCGCTCGGCGACAATATCACGCGCGCCGGCAAGGGCAGCTTGCGTATCGGGCACGTCCTTGTCGGGGGCCACAAACTGTGCGGCGGCCTTTTCCGGCAGATCCCGCGGGTCTTGCTTCCACAGCATGTCGGCAAGGGGCTCAAGGCCTCGTTCCCGTGCGATCTGGGCGCGGGTGCGCCGTTTGGGGCGGTAGGGAAGGTAGATGTCTTCGAGCGCGGTGAGGGTTTCTGCGCCGCTTACCGACTTGCGGAGTTCGGGTGACAACAGTTCGCGTTCTTCTAGCGATTGCAGGATGGCGGTACGGCGTTTTTCCAGCTCCGCCAGCTGTTCGTTTCTGTCACGGATGGCAGCAATGACCACTTCGTCCATGCCGCCAGTGGCTTCCTTGCGGTAGCGGGCGATGAAGGGAATGGTTGCGCTGTCGTCAAGCAGGGCGAGGACGGCTTCAACCTTGGACGGGGAGAGGCTGAGTTCTTTTGCGATGCGGGTGGCGAATGTTGTCATGTACTATCTGTAAAAAAATGCTGTTACTGTTTGTGAATATGTGCTTACATTGGTTCCGTGGTGTCACTATTCCATGGAACCGTATCTTCGGAAAGGAGGACGCATGAACTATTCGGAACGTGATCTTCCTGTTGTGGTCAGGGAGACGGAAATGGTGTCATTGGAAGCAGGCGCAGTGGTGCGCTACGAGGAAAGTGGCGGTGCGAGGGATGTCTTTGTGGGAGATGAGTGGGAATCCCGCGCCAGCTTGTTCCCGGGCATGTCCTATGAACTTGAATGTGTTGGCTGCACGTATCTTCTTTCGGCCATGGATGAGGGCTTGAAAGTGGAGCGTAAGCCGTAACCCTCAGCTCCATACAATTTTCAGGAAAAATGAGGCCGCTCAGCGGCCTCATTGTCTTTTTTTGGCGTGCTATTGCGGAGGCAAGTCACCCTTCATATTCGCCAGCTTGGCGCGAAGGTAATCGGCAAGCGTGTTGCCCACATCATCCTGCTGTGCCTGTTCCATGCCGAGGGCGGCAAGATCCTGCACAATCTGCTTTTCCATGCGCTCGGATTCCATGAACATGACATAGACCAGTGATAAGGTGGCGCGATTCTCTTCCGTATCGCTGCACAACTCTCCAAGCTGGTTGAGAGGGACGGTTTCCAGAAGCCTGTCGACGAACATGTCTACCCATTTCTGATAGATGGCCGAGGGGATCTCGGGCACCAGCGAGGCTACCTGGTCGGCGGCCTTGCCTTCCACATTGGGCATGGTTACGCCCATGAATTCGCCTAGCGCTTCAGTTCTGCGTTCCTTGGAGTCGGAGAGACGCTCTAGAACAACCTTGGTGATCTGTGTCCGAATGGCCTGCGTATCCATTATGCATCCTGTCTGAAAGCCGGAACGGGTTTGTGGTTTTGTCCAATTCTTCAAGCTATGAAAGGAGAAGGACGGGTTCGGGCAAGGTACTGTATCGGGCCTTCATATGCAACTGATCGCAGGTGGTGGTGCCTGTCCGTATTTGGTCGTGGCTTGTTCTTGAGGGGAGAGGGGACTTTGTAGTTGAGGAGGTGCACTTCAGGAGGATCGCTCGTTATAATGAATGGTATTTTACAAAAAAGTAAAAGCGACTGCGCATAAACGTAGCCGCTCTTTTTTATTAGTGGGAAACGTCAGTAATTACAGGGCTGCGCGGGCAGCGGCGATGGCTGCATCGTAGTCGGGTTCCTTTGTGATTTCGGGGAGGAGTTCCTGATACACGATGTCGCCTGCCTTGTTCACGACCAGTACTGCACGGGTCAGCAGGCGGAGTTCCTTGATAATGAGGCCGTATGCAGCGCCAAAGGACATGTCCTTGTGGTCGGAGAGGGTTGTTATGGCGTCAATGCCTGCAGCGCCGCACCAGCGGGCCTGTGCGAAGGGCAGGTCGGCGGAAATGGTCAGCACCGCAATGTCCTTGCCGAGGTTGGCGGCTTCCTGATTGAAGCGGCGGGTTTCCACGTCGCAGACAGGGGTATCAAGGGAGGGGACTGCTGACAGGATAAGAACCTTGCCCTTGAAGTCTGCCAGTGTTTTCGGGGAAAGATCGTTGCCGAGTACGGTAAAATCAGGGGCCTTGTCGCCGACGGATACGGGAGAACCCTGAAGGGTGAGGCCGTTGCCCATGAAGGTGATGATGCCGGTACGTTCAGTCATGAATAGCTCCTTAATATGCAACATGTAGTTTTTACTTGGTTGTTAGTGAGCAAACAAACTTGGGATTGCCAGTCGGTTTGTCCATGGAAGACAATAGCACAGTCAAATCTAAATGGGAACCATTCTCATAAATTTTTTCACATCTTCATGTGCCGAGATGTGGATTTGGGTTTTGCTGGTTGATGTTTTACAAATTTGTAATTTGTCGATTCATAAAAAAGACAATAATGTAAATATCAAATGTTCTTCATGATGCCGCTTTCGATGATGGTGGCGCAATTGCTTGATTATACTGGGGTGGCATGTCTCTTGCCTTTAGAATTGCAGGCTGTGGGTGGCGGTTGTCTTCTGATGTGGACATCAGAAGGCGTCACTCTGTGATTGTTCACTACAATGAGCGTCTGTCTTGAGCGAGGAGGCTATTATGAATGCGGCGGATACCGCCTTTATTCTCGTGTGTGCAGCACTGGTAATGTTCATGACGCCCGGTCTGGCGTTGTTCTATGGGGGCCTTGTCCGCTCGAAGAACGTTCTTTCCACCATTATGCACAGCTTCATGTTGCTGGGGGTGGCCACCTTGGTTTGGGTTGTGGCCGGTTATTCCCTTTCTTTCGGGACTGACCACGGCAGCCTTATCGGTGGGCTGGAATACCTCTTCCTTGATGGCGTAGGTGTGGAGCCGGGACCTGCCCCGACAATTCCTCATGCGCTGTTCATGATTTTCCAGTGTATGTTTGCGGTCATCACGCCTGCCCTCATTTCCGGCGCGTTTGCAGAGCGTATCAAGTTCAGCGCCATGGTTGTTTTCAGTATCTTCTGGATTCTGCTGGTCTACGCTCCCATGTGCCACTGGGTGTGGGGTGGCGGCTGGATGGCTCAACTGGGCGCTCTGGATTTTGCCGGCGGAGCGGTGGTCCATATGAGCTCTGCGGCGGCAGCCCTTGCTGCGACGCAGGTGCTGGGACGTCGCAGAGGCTACGGCAAGATGGCCTTTGTGCCGCATAATCTGCCCATGACCGTGCTCGGTGCCGGTATTCTGTGGTTCGGGTGGTTCGGCTTCAACGCCGGTTCCGCGCTTGCTGCAAACGGTTCCGCTGTCATGGCCTTTGTGACTACACATATTGCCGCAGCATCTGCTGCCGTGAGTTGGGTTGTCGTGGAATGGTTCCATAGCGGCAAGCCCACAACGCTTGGCGCAGCTTCTGGTGCGGTAGCAGGG is drawn from Desulfovibrio mangrovi and contains these coding sequences:
- a CDS encoding AMP-binding protein, giving the protein MQKLSCSSYDELLSRFSLDVPASYNFAFDDLDRIADATADGSGNPLAIVHVDDAGERRDYTFAWLKEASSRLANVLKAQGLRKGDRVMLVLYRRIEFWVSMLACHKLGAVPVPSPAQLTPKDIVFRVNRANIRGMIVEDSITDRVEAARPDCASLSCLVQVGGASCPAGWLDYAAAVADASPDFPKPQGAELAGGSDSLLIFFSSGTTGMPKMVEHTHTYPLGHYMTGAYWHDLEEGDLHLTLADTGWGKAVWGKFYGQWLAGATVFVWDFRGKFEPARLLEQLAAHKVTTFCAPPTVYRFLVREDLSTYDLSALRHCTTAGELLNDSVFHDWKKQTGLPIYEGYGQTETTLQICTLRTMEPKPGSIGRAAPGWDIVLRDLRGNICPPGEEGEICVRIAEGIPVGLFTGYLEDPEKTASVMLNGYYHTGDKAWMDEDGYFWFLGRVDDLIKSSGYRIGPFEVESALISHEAVVEAAVTGVPDDLRGQIVKATVVLAPGFAPSPELTKALQDHVKKVTAPYKYPRIIDYVSELPKTISGKIRRVEIRQRDEEAAKK
- a CDS encoding Tex family protein; translated protein: MTTFATRIAKELSLSPSKVEAVLALLDDSATIPFIARYRKEATGGMDEVVIAAIRDRNEQLAELEKRRTAILQSLEERELLSPELRKSVSGAETLTALEDIYLPYRPKRRTRAQIARERGLEPLADMLWKQDPRDLPEKAAAQFVAPDKDVPDTQAALAGARDIVAERISEDAETRKVMRLMFSMRGQLASSATKTAGEKTDEAATFRDYFNWQEPAKAAPSHRILAMLRGEREGMLSLSLRPEDAMALGTLKKHFVTGNSPSARQIELALEDSYKRLLAPSMENEARTLLKTRADEEAIAVFAANLRELLLASPLGQKRVLALDPGFRTGAKLVCLDAQGALLHNETIYPVTGGAKVEEAGKRVTALVAKHSIEAIAIGNGTASRETETFVRSLGLPASVMIVMVNESGASVYSASDVARKEFPDHDVTVRGSVSIGRRLMDPLAELVKIDPKAIGVGQYQHDVDQTALKKSLEDVVVSCVNSVGVELNTASTELLTYVSGLGPSLAANIVAHRTENGPFASRKELLKVKRLGPKAYEQSAGFLRINSAKNPLDASAVHPESYSIVERMAKDLGCTVADLMRDETLRKRIRLDSYVTDTIGLPTLTDIMQELARPGRDPRPEFAPFSFADVHSLADLAADMELPGIVTNVTKFGAFVDIGVHQDGLVHVSQLSDNFVKDPADVVRVQQHVRVRVLEVDQQRKRISLTMKGVRQKA
- the tpx gene encoding thiol peroxidase, translating into MTERTGIITFMGNGLTLQGSPVSVGDKAPDFTVLGNDLSPKTLADFKGKVLILSAVPSLDTPVCDVETRRFNQEAANLGKDIAVLTISADLPFAQARWCGAAGIDAITTLSDHKDMSFGAAYGLIIKELRLLTRAVLVVNKAGDIVYQELLPEITKEPDYDAAIAAARAAL
- a CDS encoding ammonium transporter → MNAADTAFILVCAALVMFMTPGLALFYGGLVRSKNVLSTIMHSFMLLGVATLVWVVAGYSLSFGTDHGSLIGGLEYLFLDGVGVEPGPAPTIPHALFMIFQCMFAVITPALISGAFAERIKFSAMVVFSIFWILLVYAPMCHWVWGGGWMAQLGALDFAGGAVVHMSSAAAALAATQVLGRRRGYGKMAFVPHNLPMTVLGAGILWFGWFGFNAGSALAANGSAVMAFVTTHIAAASAAVSWVVVEWFHSGKPTTLGAASGAVAGLVAITPAAGFVSPMAACVIGLIGGVICFGGILLKNIFKYDDALDVVGIHGVGGTWGALATGIWASEAYGGVNGLLHGAPGQLWIQFVSVVATWLFCYLVSLFLFKGIDLVIGLRVDSEAEQAGLDVSEHNETAYTG